GCGCGCCGCGTGTTCTTTCTCGGCATCCCATTGCAAGAACAATAGCTTTCGCCTGGATTTTATACTGCCCCTTTTCGGGATTTACAACAGTGACTTTCTTGTCTGAAGTCATGTCTATTGCCATAGTGTCTGTGCGTATATCTATTTTTCTTTCTCTCGCCTTTTCAATAAAACGCCAGGCGTATTCGGGGCCGGACAGTTCTTCGTTAAACACATGAAGACCGAATCCGTTATGAATACACTGTTTCAGTATGCCGCCGGCATCTGTTTCACGGTCTATAACGATCATGCTGCGGATACCGCTGTCATATGCGGAAATCGCGGCTGCAAGCCCTGCCGGTCCGCCGCCCAGAACCAGTAAATCAGTTTTTTCCACAACTATCCCCCCTATTTGGATCGACCCGTGAGAATCCACGAATCTTTACCTTTTTTTGTGATCTTATCCTGCGTTACACCCAGTTCACGTGCAAGTATGTCGACGACCGAAGGTCCGCAGAAACCGCCCTGACAGCGTCCCATGCCTGCTCTAGTGCGCCTTTTAACGCCGTCCAGCGTTCTTGCTCCCACATTTCTGTGAATCACATCAACGATTTCCGCCTCGCTGACCTTCTCACAGCGGCATATTATTTTTGCATAAAGCGGATTTTCAGCACATGCTGCTTTAAGCTTTGCCTCGTTCATGTTAACAAACCGTTTGACAGGACGGCGAATAGGATTGAACTCGGAATTTTTAGACAGTTTAAGTCCCTGTGCCCTCAGGATTTTAACGGCATATTCAGCAATTGCAGGTGCCGCGGAAAGACCTGGCGATTCTATTCCCGCAACATTTATGAAATGTGAATGGACATGTGAAGCCTCGATTATGAAATCCCCTTTTGGAACCAGAGTTGCCCGAAGCCCGGCAAAGGATGTGATCACATCCCGAAAATTCAGATCAGGCAAAATACGCTTTGTCTGTTCCAGGACATGTCCTATCCCCTCAGAAGTCGTCGCCTTGCTTTCTTTATCGTCAACATCCTCAGCGGTAGGTCCCACCAGAAGGTTGTGTTCAACAGTGGGTGTTACAAGAATGCCCTTGCTGAGAGCGTTCGGAAGCTGGAAGATCGTGTGTTTTACAAGTGTTCCTGCCGATTTGTCCATGAGCATGTATTCGCCCCGTCTGGCACGGATATGAAACGAATTATCACCGATCATTGACGCTATGCTGTCAGCATATACTCCTGCGGCATTTACAATATATCTGCACTCAATAGTTCCTTTTTCAGTTGATATACTGAATATACCCTTTGAATAATCGATAGCTTCAACAGCTGTTCCAAGCATGACCGTAGTGCCGTTGTCCGCCGCATTTTCGCTTGCCGCAATCGCAAGCTCATAAGGACCTACTATAGCAGAAGTTTTTGCATAAAGCGCAGCATACACTTCTTTTGAAAGATTTGGTTCTAAGGCTCTTGCTTCCAAACCTGATATTATTGATAACCGTTCGATGCCGTTTTCTATTCCTCTTTCATACAGCGCCTTGAGCTTTGGGTAAAGCTCTTCCTCAAGACACAGAACAAGCGCCCCGTTGTTTTTATATTCTACGTCAAGCTCTTTTGCAACCTGTTCCATCATCATGCTGCCCTCGCGATTGAGTATCGCTTTCAGCGTGTGAGGTTCAGCGTCGAACCCGGCATGGACAATTGCAGAATTTGCAGCTGTAGTGCCCATCGCAACGTCGTCTTCCTTCTCGATCAAGCAGATAGATACGTTGTACCTTGACAGTGCTCTTGCAGTCAAAGCGCCGACTACCCCTGCACCTATGATTGCAACATCATATACCATACAAAACCTCCTAA
The DNA window shown above is from Bacillota bacterium and carries:
- a CDS encoding NAD(P)/FAD-dependent oxidoreductase — translated: MVYDVAIIGAGVVGALTARALSRYNVSICLIEKEDDVAMGTTAANSAIVHAGFDAEPHTLKAILNREGSMMMEQVAKELDVEYKNNGALVLCLEEELYPKLKALYERGIENGIERLSIISGLEARALEPNLSKEVYAALYAKTSAIVGPYELAIAASENAADNGTTVMLGTAVEAIDYSKGIFSISTEKGTIECRYIVNAAGVYADSIASMIGDNSFHIRARRGEYMLMDKSAGTLVKHTIFQLPNALSKGILVTPTVEHNLLVGPTAEDVDDKESKATTSEGIGHVLEQTKRILPDLNFRDVITSFAGLRATLVPKGDFIIEASHVHSHFINVAGIESPGLSAAPAIAEYAVKILRAQGLKLSKNSEFNPIRRPVKRFVNMNEAKLKAACAENPLYAKIICRCEKVSEAEIVDVIHRNVGARTLDGVKRRTRAGMGRCQGGFCGPSVVDILARELGVTQDKITKKGKDSWILTGRSK